The Caulifigura coniformis genome includes a region encoding these proteins:
- a CDS encoding YegP family protein: MVYYYWLAKNGNWYWHLKASNGRIIADGAEGYTNENDCLAGISLVQRSGNAPVRRL, from the coding sequence ATGGTTTATTACTACTGGCTCGCGAAGAACGGCAACTGGTACTGGCACCTCAAAGCGAGCAACGGGCGAATCATCGCCGATGGCGCCGAGGGCTACACGAACGAGAACGATTGCCTCGCTGGCATCTCGCTCGTGCAGCGGAGCGGAAACGCTCCCGTGCGCAGGCTCTAG
- a CDS encoding PepSY-associated TM helix domain-containing protein, which produces MSERNSTLLEETTTVSTLAVEDSDPDLATVTQPQVIARVDAPAPAPTKKPEGGTLFRVVWRWHFYAGVFVAPWLLTLAITGGLYIFKSEVEFLCRSHLLQVSPGGQSRTSYASQLDAVKAAFPEHRVTSATIRPGDTHSTQFALRKIEPPTQGDPAQARRDFFRNNITAYVNPYNNEVLGTLGRENDSLGPFFRTVLSIHRNLFVGTTGRVITELATSWTIILIVTGMYLWWPKNWTKSAGVWWPRTKKRYTLLRDLHAIFGMYLTPIALTIAVTGMFYSFAVGKVIHDAAHYVMEDPEEPSPAERSTRGSEQNRSAASASQAVARRGEGSPRAEGARSAEQGRAAGERGRGGFNGPPREAELPIKLSLDEMVDIGRREYPDRIITANLGGGFRRGGGDRNPKAIDIGAGNDFNATYGQMVNTTLSVDRDNGTILKKQHLSEGGHFWHGWTYPLHVGSIYGVSTKIVWMIACVMLAAMPITGLWMWWERRPKGKSGLPRRQAVRLPKWLIGLMAGFCVLLPIAGASVLLVMLGEGLVRLYRRLRRPPASAGL; this is translated from the coding sequence ATGTCTGAGCGGAACTCCACGTTGCTTGAAGAAACGACCACCGTCTCCACGCTGGCCGTTGAAGACTCTGATCCGGACCTCGCCACGGTCACGCAACCACAGGTGATCGCCAGGGTTGACGCGCCAGCCCCCGCGCCGACCAAAAAACCGGAAGGCGGAACTCTGTTCCGCGTGGTCTGGCGCTGGCATTTTTATGCCGGAGTGTTCGTCGCCCCCTGGCTGCTCACCCTCGCGATCACCGGCGGACTCTACATCTTCAAGTCGGAAGTCGAGTTCCTCTGCCGCTCTCATCTGCTTCAGGTCAGTCCCGGCGGACAATCGCGAACCTCCTACGCGTCGCAGCTCGACGCCGTGAAAGCCGCATTCCCCGAGCATCGCGTCACCAGCGCGACGATTCGGCCAGGCGACACGCACTCGACCCAGTTCGCCCTGCGGAAGATCGAGCCCCCGACGCAGGGCGATCCCGCCCAGGCGCGACGCGATTTCTTCCGTAACAACATCACGGCGTATGTGAACCCGTACAACAACGAAGTGCTTGGCACGCTCGGTCGTGAGAACGATTCTCTCGGCCCGTTCTTTCGCACGGTGCTGTCCATCCACCGCAATCTCTTTGTCGGCACCACCGGACGGGTGATCACGGAACTGGCCACAAGCTGGACGATCATCCTCATCGTGACCGGCATGTATCTGTGGTGGCCCAAAAACTGGACGAAGTCGGCCGGCGTGTGGTGGCCGCGGACGAAGAAGCGCTACACGCTCCTCCGCGATCTGCACGCGATCTTCGGCATGTATCTGACGCCGATCGCGCTCACGATCGCCGTGACGGGCATGTTCTACTCCTTCGCCGTCGGCAAAGTGATTCACGACGCCGCGCATTATGTGATGGAAGATCCCGAAGAACCGTCGCCGGCCGAACGCAGCACGCGCGGCAGCGAACAGAACCGCAGCGCCGCCTCCGCCAGCCAGGCGGTCGCCCGGCGCGGCGAAGGATCCCCCCGCGCCGAAGGAGCACGCAGCGCCGAGCAGGGCCGTGCAGCGGGAGAAAGAGGCCGTGGCGGATTCAACGGCCCGCCGCGCGAAGCCGAACTGCCGATCAAGCTCTCGCTGGATGAGATGGTCGACATTGGCCGGCGCGAGTACCCGGACCGGATCATCACCGCCAACCTGGGCGGCGGATTCCGGCGCGGTGGCGGTGACCGCAATCCGAAGGCCATCGATATCGGCGCCGGGAATGACTTCAACGCGACCTACGGCCAGATGGTGAACACCACTCTCTCCGTGGACCGGGACAACGGCACGATTCTCAAGAAGCAGCACCTCTCCGAAGGAGGCCACTTCTGGCACGGGTGGACCTATCCGCTGCACGTGGGCAGCATCTACGGCGTCTCCACCAAGATCGTGTGGATGATCGCCTGCGTGATGCTGGCCGCGATGCCGATCACCGGGCTGTGGATGTGGTGGGAACGCCGTCCGAAGGGGAAATCGGGACTGCCGCGCCGGCAGGCTGTCCGTTTGCCGAAATGGCTGATCGGTCTGATGGCGGGATTCTGCGTCCTGCTGCCGATTGCCGGCGCCAGCGTGCTGCTGGTGATGCTGGGCGAGGGACTCGTGCGGCTCTACCGCCGCCTGCGCCGCCCACCCGCATCCGCCGGCCTGTAA
- a CDS encoding HNH endonuclease has product MVNARKVQAFFRRAVLAFYNSTCVITGLKVRVLLRASSILPWSTHPKRRADPTNGLSLSALFDAAFDRGCR; this is encoded by the coding sequence GTGGTCAACGCGCGGAAGGTCCAGGCGTTCTTCCGTCGGGCGGTGCTGGCTTTCTATAACTCGACGTGCGTGATCACGGGCCTGAAGGTGCGGGTGCTCTTGCGGGCGAGTTCCATTTTGCCGTGGAGCACGCATCCGAAGCGGCGGGCCGATCCGACGAACGGGCTAAGTTTGAGTGCGCTGTTCGACGCCGCGTTTGATCGGGGTTGTCGGTAG
- a CDS encoding helix-turn-helix domain-containing protein — translation MDATWVEKRTEENNDLVEFQREYTVLEATELICKLMAEKNVKRSELASLLGKSKGYISQLLDGETNMTLATLSDVFTALGACLRFGYVPLTAETEHSVENEPPRAVSWVGGECAWRGAEVQILGSGVQLTSPALWEAIFAPLNYSAA, via the coding sequence ATGGACGCTACCTGGGTTGAGAAACGAACTGAAGAGAACAACGACCTCGTCGAGTTTCAGCGTGAGTACACGGTTCTGGAAGCGACTGAGTTGATCTGCAAGCTCATGGCGGAGAAAAACGTTAAGCGTTCGGAGCTTGCTTCACTCTTGGGCAAGTCGAAAGGCTACATCAGTCAGCTTCTCGATGGTGAGACCAACATGACGTTGGCTACGCTCTCCGATGTATTCACTGCTCTGGGAGCATGCCTGCGTTTCGGTTATGTGCCGCTGACTGCGGAGACCGAGCATTCTGTGGAAAATGAGCCCCCTCGTGCAGTTAGCTGGGTGGGAGGCGAGTGCGCTTGGAGAGGTGCGGAAGTTCAGATCCTTGGATCTGGAGTGCAGCTGACCTCGCCAGCTTTGTGGGAAGCCATCTTCGCACCTCTAAACTATTCAGCGGCATGA
- a CDS encoding type II toxin-antitoxin system RelE/ParE family toxin translates to MPIEIVAKGPVRTIAFAECRSGKPAKDFLEGLDPAQERKLRALFKITANHGESGNEQKFKKERGKIWAFKRDQMRVACFRQGNTFFLTHGFLKKEDRWPTAELDRADRIMQEHLASQH, encoded by the coding sequence ATGCCGATCGAAATTGTGGCCAAGGGCCCAGTCCGAACCATTGCATTCGCCGAGTGTCGGTCCGGAAAGCCTGCGAAGGACTTCCTTGAAGGCTTGGATCCCGCTCAGGAACGCAAGTTGCGTGCACTGTTCAAGATCACAGCCAATCACGGCGAAAGTGGAAATGAGCAGAAGTTCAAGAAAGAGCGAGGAAAGATATGGGCGTTCAAACGCGATCAAATGCGGGTCGCATGTTTCCGCCAGGGGAATACCTTTTTCCTGACGCACGGCTTTCTTAAGAAGGAAGACCGCTGGCCGACTGCCGAACTGGACCGAGCAGACCGGATCATGCAGGAACACCTTGCATCGCAGCACTAA
- the tnpA gene encoding IS200/IS605 family transposase yields the protein MAGSFASLHIHIVFSTKERRPILTPRLRDLVFPYIAGIVHAEKGHLVEAGGVDDHVHLLVHLLVQLHQQTSVADCARLIKSNSSKWLRENHDDRWLGWQDGYGAFSVSQSSVSDVRDYIRTQEQHHAKTSFQDEFRALLTRHKIEFNEQYIWA from the coding sequence ATGGCCGGTTCCTTCGCCAGCCTCCACATCCACATCGTCTTCAGCACCAAAGAACGCCGCCCCATCCTCACCCCCCGGCTGCGTGACCTCGTCTTCCCCTACATCGCCGGAATCGTCCACGCCGAAAAAGGCCACCTCGTCGAAGCCGGCGGCGTCGATGACCACGTCCACCTGCTCGTCCACCTGCTCGTCCAGCTCCACCAGCAAACCTCCGTCGCCGACTGCGCCCGCCTCATCAAATCCAACTCGTCCAAGTGGCTCCGCGAGAACCACGACGACCGCTGGCTCGGCTGGCAGGACGGCTACGGAGCCTTCAGCGTCAGCCAGTCAAGCGTGTCCGATGTCCGCGACTACATCCGCACCCAGGAACAGCACCACGCCAAGACATCATTCCAGGACGAATTCCGCGCCCTTTTGACGCGCCACAAGATCGAGTTCAACGAGCAGTACATCTGGGCCTGA
- a CDS encoding DUF1559 domain-containing protein, with protein MSRRPGFTLIELLVVIAIIAILIALLLPAVQQAREAARRTQCRNNLKQHGLAMHNYADAHGVFPYAGSFAQGSATDPGSVYLKAHSVSGYFTMLLPYIDQGPLYNSLNHNFTALHNPSGNRAKVLNRFFTVATCPSNPKAGMGRRVTDQQFAGTGGNAQESMYRPVGGTHDAGPGAPRDCSTAARSFCRNPDGVVRGGNINAHLDNASVRGMFGRGVTRMQFRDVTDGTSNTMLFGEAKPHHCQTGSVWDESGPVSFFHVKLNSLHLRQMELLQQENGSVGCSHASYHVGGATFVLVDGSVRFISENIDYTTYCYLGDRYDAQPVGEF; from the coding sequence ATGAGTCGACGTCCTGGATTTACGTTGATCGAACTGCTGGTGGTGATCGCAATTATCGCCATCCTGATCGCGCTCCTGCTTCCGGCCGTGCAACAGGCGCGGGAGGCAGCACGTCGCACGCAGTGCCGCAACAATCTCAAGCAGCACGGGCTGGCGATGCACAACTACGCCGATGCCCACGGCGTCTTCCCGTACGCGGGCAGCTTCGCGCAGGGGAGCGCGACCGATCCGGGGTCCGTGTACCTGAAGGCCCACTCGGTCAGCGGCTATTTCACGATGCTTCTGCCGTACATCGACCAGGGCCCGCTGTACAACAGCCTCAACCACAACTTCACCGCCCTGCATAACCCGAGTGGAAACCGGGCGAAGGTCTTGAACCGGTTCTTCACGGTCGCCACCTGCCCTTCGAATCCCAAGGCCGGTATGGGGCGACGGGTGACGGACCAGCAATTCGCAGGAACCGGCGGGAATGCGCAGGAGTCGATGTATCGACCCGTCGGCGGAACGCATGACGCCGGCCCGGGCGCTCCGCGCGATTGCTCGACCGCTGCCCGCAGCTTCTGTCGCAATCCCGATGGCGTCGTCCGCGGAGGCAACATCAACGCCCACCTCGACAACGCCAGCGTTCGGGGAATGTTCGGCCGGGGCGTGACGCGGATGCAGTTCCGGGATGTGACCGACGGAACCTCCAACACGATGCTGTTCGGAGAGGCCAAGCCGCATCACTGCCAGACAGGCTCGGTGTGGGACGAAAGCGGCCCCGTTTCGTTCTTCCATGTGAAGCTGAACTCGCTCCATCTCCGGCAGATGGAACTGCTGCAGCAGGAGAACGGTTCGGTCGGCTGCAGCCACGCCAGCTATCACGTGGGCGGAGCGACATTCGTGCTGGTTGATGGCTCAGTGCGATTCATCAGCGAGAACATCGACTACACGACCTACTGCTACCTCGGCGACCGTTATGACGCCCAGCCGGTGGGCGAGTTCTGA
- a CDS encoding sigma-70 family RNA polymerase sigma factor, giving the protein MTLESEDDRRKQFFKMYVASEPSLHRFLKLLVHDVGLLEEVVQSVALRLWERFDSFDATRPFDAWARGVAVNVLNELRRSDRRFPRLLTEEGMQGLTAAYARQPFEGSEPTDQLQALRFCLKGLPDRVRELVVQRYCEAQSIEDVAMRSGKSLPATYKALGRALERLADCMHRRLALMAGEGKSAHA; this is encoded by the coding sequence GTGACCCTGGAAAGCGAAGACGACCGTCGAAAGCAGTTTTTCAAGATGTACGTGGCCTCGGAGCCGTCGCTCCATCGATTCCTGAAGCTGCTCGTGCACGACGTCGGCCTCCTGGAGGAGGTCGTCCAGTCGGTGGCGCTCCGCCTGTGGGAACGATTCGATTCCTTCGACGCCACGCGACCGTTCGATGCCTGGGCCCGCGGGGTTGCCGTCAACGTGCTCAACGAGCTGCGTCGATCCGATCGCCGCTTCCCCCGGCTGCTCACGGAGGAAGGAATGCAGGGCCTCACGGCCGCTTACGCGCGTCAGCCGTTCGAGGGCTCCGAGCCGACCGATCAACTGCAGGCGCTGAGATTCTGCCTGAAGGGACTGCCGGATCGCGTTCGCGAACTGGTCGTTCAACGTTACTGCGAGGCGCAGTCGATTGAGGACGTCGCCATGCGGTCGGGAAAGTCGCTCCCCGCCACCTACAAGGCCCTCGGCCGGGCGCTCGAACGCCTTGCCGACTGCATGCACCGCCGGCTGGCCCTCATGGCCGGCGAGGGGAAGAGCGCCCATGCCTGA
- a CDS encoding FecR domain-containing protein encodes MPDSPDQDIFIARFLEGSLSDEELVEASALMEDPEFADRVVRNSRVQELLLKAGTEIHGAESHDPSEASLSLPPDHAFRSPARRSVRTRLIACTLAMSACAGWFLFTRPSPAVATVSRSVNAVWKSGEKRWSVGDQLRAGDSLTMQEGRAELLFKNGAVMVLDGDVSMKMVSAESVALLRGSATTRLDKAKGGAFDVQTPSAHVVDLGTEFGVRVQDDGNTDVVVFEGAVDIRPRGDRPSPSQSPQRLDVGEALHSKANGPWERLVSVTDDAFPSTDRLYPVAKTRAPIIASISDNRRPGDKPKFYRICHEGFVEDARAFVDMPYEWNGLTAEGLPAFLRGADYVQTFNTDRSQSSLNITVELAAPAMLYILYDNRILIPEWLASGFEDTGVDIGLDEEQGRLRQYRTPLEIGGGKGIDQTCSVWARRVDSTGPVVVGPVAALKPEFAEAGRTMLGIVAQPLPPLARPHDRDAAE; translated from the coding sequence ATGCCTGATTCACCTGACCAGGACATCTTCATCGCCAGGTTCCTCGAAGGAAGCCTTTCCGACGAGGAACTCGTCGAGGCCTCCGCCCTGATGGAAGACCCGGAATTCGCCGACCGCGTGGTCCGCAACTCGCGCGTCCAGGAACTCCTGCTCAAGGCGGGAACCGAGATTCACGGGGCCGAATCTCATGATCCGTCAGAAGCCTCGTTGAGCCTTCCGCCCGACCATGCCTTCCGATCGCCGGCCCGCCGATCAGTTCGCACCCGATTGATCGCCTGCACTCTGGCCATGTCCGCGTGCGCGGGCTGGTTCCTGTTCACTCGTCCGTCGCCAGCCGTGGCGACGGTGTCGCGCTCGGTGAACGCCGTCTGGAAGTCGGGCGAGAAGCGCTGGTCCGTCGGAGATCAATTGCGCGCGGGCGACAGCCTCACGATGCAGGAGGGCCGCGCGGAACTTCTCTTCAAGAACGGGGCCGTCATGGTCCTCGACGGAGACGTCTCCATGAAGATGGTCTCGGCGGAGTCCGTGGCCCTGCTCCGCGGATCCGCGACGACCCGCCTCGACAAAGCCAAAGGCGGCGCCTTCGATGTCCAGACACCGTCGGCCCATGTCGTCGACCTTGGAACGGAGTTCGGAGTCCGCGTCCAGGACGATGGCAACACCGACGTCGTCGTCTTTGAAGGAGCCGTCGATATCCGGCCGCGGGGCGACAGGCCCAGTCCATCGCAGTCGCCCCAGCGTCTCGATGTCGGCGAGGCGCTGCACTCGAAGGCCAACGGCCCCTGGGAACGCCTCGTCTCCGTGACGGACGACGCCTTTCCCTCCACCGATCGGCTTTATCCCGTTGCGAAAACCCGCGCGCCGATCATCGCCAGCATCTCCGACAATCGCCGCCCCGGCGACAAGCCCAAGTTCTACCGCATCTGCCACGAGGGCTTCGTCGAGGATGCCAGGGCCTTCGTCGACATGCCCTACGAGTGGAACGGACTCACCGCCGAAGGGCTCCCCGCCTTCCTCCGCGGCGCCGACTACGTTCAGACGTTCAACACCGATCGCAGCCAGTCCAGCCTGAATATCACCGTGGAACTCGCCGCCCCGGCGATGCTCTACATCCTCTACGACAACCGCATCCTCATCCCCGAGTGGCTTGCCTCGGGGTTCGAAGACACCGGGGTCGACATCGGACTGGATGAAGAGCAGGGAAGGCTCAGGCAGTACCGGACCCCGCTCGAAATCGGAGGCGGAAAAGGAATCGACCAGACCTGCTCCGTCTGGGCCCGCCGCGTCGATTCCACCGGCCCCGTTGTCGTCGGACCGGTCGCCGCGCTCAAACCGGAATTCGCCGAGGCCGGCCGCACCATGCTCGGCATCGTGGCGCAGCCGCTCCCTCCGCTCGCTCGCCCGCACGATCGCGACGCCGCGGAGTAA
- a CDS encoding sulfatase — protein sequence MLLKNSLCGLLLLVLSAASIAADKPNILLILTDDLGHRDLSCYGSDLYRTPHLDRLAEQGTRFTHAYTAAPVCSPTRASIMTGKFPARVRLTDWLTGHVKPHAKLRIPDWTTRLPEAEITIAEVLKPQGYATAWFGKWHLGEGAQAHGFDAGKEDWEQNRKKDQQDPKGVFTLNREAIAFLDENKERPFFLTVSHYSPHGPVRFEDSLKDEYQATVDRRSPRQSNAGYAAMIEALDTSIGQLLAALEERGLAGNTLVLFSSDNGGELNFTNNAPLRDGKGTLYEGGVRVPLIARWPGHVPAGKISDQVVCSIDFLPTFAALAGAQVPDDVDGLDISDVLTGKSTPPRDTLCWHYPHYHRSTPCGAILKGDWKLIEWYEDGSTALFKLDEDPYEQRDLSATQPEKKAELLAELDRWRKSIGAQMPTPNPDFNAATAEFTEQQLKKQRGK from the coding sequence ATGCTCCTGAAAAACTCCCTCTGCGGCCTGCTTCTCCTGGTGCTCAGCGCCGCGTCGATCGCCGCCGACAAGCCCAACATCCTCCTGATCCTCACCGATGACCTCGGTCATCGGGACCTCAGTTGCTACGGCTCCGACCTCTACCGCACGCCCCACCTCGACCGGCTGGCCGAGCAGGGCACGCGTTTCACCCACGCCTACACCGCCGCCCCGGTCTGCTCGCCCACCCGTGCCAGCATCATGACGGGCAAGTTCCCCGCCCGCGTTCGACTCACCGACTGGCTCACCGGCCACGTCAAGCCGCACGCGAAGCTCCGCATCCCCGATTGGACCACCCGCCTGCCCGAGGCCGAGATCACCATTGCCGAAGTCCTCAAGCCGCAGGGTTACGCCACCGCCTGGTTCGGCAAATGGCACCTCGGCGAAGGCGCGCAGGCCCACGGGTTCGACGCCGGAAAGGAAGACTGGGAACAGAACCGCAAGAAGGACCAGCAGGATCCCAAGGGCGTCTTCACCTTGAATCGCGAAGCGATCGCATTCCTCGATGAGAACAAGGAACGCCCCTTCTTTCTCACCGTCTCCCACTATTCGCCGCACGGCCCGGTTCGCTTCGAAGACAGCCTCAAGGATGAGTACCAGGCCACCGTCGATCGTCGCAGCCCCCGTCAGTCCAACGCCGGATACGCGGCGATGATCGAGGCCCTCGATACCAGCATCGGCCAGCTCCTCGCGGCTCTGGAGGAACGCGGCCTCGCCGGCAACACGCTCGTCCTCTTCAGCTCCGACAACGGCGGCGAACTGAACTTCACCAACAACGCCCCTCTCCGGGACGGAAAGGGAACGCTTTACGAAGGCGGAGTCCGCGTGCCGCTCATCGCCCGCTGGCCCGGCCACGTCCCGGCCGGAAAGATCAGCGATCAGGTCGTCTGCAGCATCGATTTCCTCCCCACCTTCGCGGCCCTCGCCGGCGCTCAGGTCCCCGACGATGTCGATGGCCTGGACATCAGCGACGTTCTGACCGGCAAATCCACCCCGCCCCGCGACACCCTCTGCTGGCACTACCCGCATTACCACCGCAGCACGCCCTGCGGCGCGATCCTCAAAGGCGACTGGAAACTGATCGAGTGGTACGAGGACGGATCGACGGCTCTCTTCAAACTCGATGAAGATCCCTACGAACAACGCGACCTGTCGGCCACACAGCCCGAGAAGAAGGCGGAACTCCTCGCCGAACTCGATCGCTGGCGGAAATCGATCGGCGCCCAGATGCCGACGCCCAACCCCGACTTCAACGCCGCCACGGCCGAGTTCACGGAGCAGCAGCTCAAGAAGCAACGGGGCAAGTAG
- a CDS encoding Gfo/Idh/MocA family protein, with protein MSGKPINVAMVGLGFGAEFIPIYQAHPLANVYALCQRNEQKLAKSGKQFGVEKLFTKYEDVLADKNVDFVHINSPIPDHAWMSMAALKAGKHVMCTVPMATTIEECQQIVELVKSTGLKYMMAETVVYSREFLFIKDMYQKGELGQIQYLAASHPQDMDGWPDYWEKMIPMHYATHVVSPCLGLMNSVAEYVSCFGSGAVREDIQKKSGNKFAVESCHIKIKDSDVAAHIWRFLYDTARQYRESFDVYGTKKSFEWTLVEHEPHVIHTAKKPEPEIPTKVEVPDFAHLLPEPIQRFTKPSEIHDSEHLSFIQGGGHGGSHPHLVNEFITALATGRDPWPNAVQSANWTCVGICAHQSAEKGGEIVKLPGFTLG; from the coding sequence ATGAGCGGTAAACCCATCAACGTCGCAATGGTTGGCCTGGGCTTCGGGGCCGAATTCATCCCCATCTACCAGGCGCATCCCCTCGCCAACGTCTACGCCCTCTGCCAGCGAAACGAACAAAAGCTCGCCAAATCCGGCAAGCAGTTCGGCGTCGAAAAACTCTTCACGAAGTACGAAGACGTCCTCGCCGACAAAAACGTCGACTTCGTCCACATCAACTCACCCATCCCCGACCACGCCTGGATGAGCATGGCCGCCCTCAAGGCCGGCAAGCATGTCATGTGCACCGTCCCCATGGCCACCACCATCGAGGAATGCCAGCAGATCGTCGAACTCGTCAAATCCACCGGCCTCAAATACATGATGGCCGAAACCGTCGTCTACAGCCGCGAATTCCTCTTCATCAAGGACATGTACCAGAAAGGCGAGCTCGGCCAGATCCAGTACCTCGCCGCCTCGCACCCCCAGGACATGGACGGCTGGCCCGACTACTGGGAAAAAATGATCCCCATGCACTATGCGACTCACGTCGTCAGCCCCTGCCTCGGCCTGATGAACAGCGTCGCTGAATACGTCAGCTGCTTCGGCTCCGGCGCCGTCCGCGAAGACATCCAGAAGAAGTCCGGCAACAAGTTCGCCGTCGAATCCTGCCACATCAAGATCAAGGATTCCGACGTGGCCGCTCACATCTGGCGGTTCCTCTACGACACGGCCAGGCAGTACCGCGAAAGCTTCGACGTCTACGGCACCAAGAAAAGCTTCGAGTGGACCCTCGTCGAACACGAGCCCCACGTCATCCACACCGCCAAGAAGCCCGAACCCGAAATCCCCACCAAGGTCGAAGTCCCCGACTTCGCGCACCTGCTGCCTGAACCGATCCAGCGGTTCACGAAGCCGTCCGAAATCCACGACTCCGAACACCTCTCCTTCATCCAGGGCGGCGGCCACGGCGGCTCCCACCCCCACCTGGTGAATGAGTTCATCACCGCCCTCGCCACCGGCCGCGACCCCTGGCCCAACGCCGTGCAGAGCGCCAACTGGACCTGCGTCGGCATCTGCGCCCACCAGTCGGCCGAAAAGGGCGGCGAGATCGTCAAACTGCCGGGGTTCACGCTGGGGTGA